From the Carya illinoinensis cultivar Pawnee chromosome 4, C.illinoinensisPawnee_v1, whole genome shotgun sequence genome, one window contains:
- the LOC122306893 gene encoding uncharacterized protein LOC122306893 isoform X1, which yields MGKCMKKLKIAGDVAVIMESSHSPHAASIGVCTRAKLLALQRLQKTTLLPAVAPNPDASSLSFLQLRSRRRLQKPPLFRKQQLHQHQLQPTQRCRERPSPRPNSRPRVGRVEEEEQGCVGAFPKGNESEDSIDFGVEASFGMELDGGDSFLEIFTLSLVTFGVIQQPHSVKGTYHLLGMHGCLWMWSKLFFAYSHGNTGPFTHRLHHQLRFYFMFSIDLSEGKKIHFTASNYNFLFQNIKY from the exons ATGGGAAAGTGCATGAAGAAATTGAAGATCGCAGGTGATGTGGCTGTGATCATGGAGAGCTCCCATTCACCCCATGCGGCCTCCATTGGTGTCTGTACCAGAGCCAAACTCCTGGCCCTTCAACGGCTCCAGAAAACTACTCTCTTACCCGCTGTTGCACCCAACCCAGATGCATCCTCCCTCTCCTTCCTCCAGCTCCGCAGCCGCCGCCGCCTCCAGAAACCTCCTTTATTCAGAAAACAACAGCTGCATCAACATCAACTACAGCCCACACAGCGTTGCAGAGAGAGACCAAGCCCCAGGCCCAATTCGAGGCCCAGGGTGGGTCGGGTGGAAGAGGAGGAGCAAGGGTGTGTTGGTGCATTTCCGAAGGGAAATGAATCAGAGGATAGTATTGATTTCGGGGTTGAGGCTTCGTTTGGAATGGAGCTTGATGGTGGCGACAG TTTCTTGGAAATTTTCACTCTCTCCCTTGTGACTTTTGGGGTAATACAGCAGCCTCACTCTGTCAAGGGAACATATCATTTATTGGGTATGCATGGATGCCTGTGGATGTGGAGTAAGCTCTTTTTTGCCTATTCACATGGGAACACTGGACCTTTTACGCACCGATTACATCATCAACTGCGGTTCTACTTTATGTTCAGCATAGATCTtagtgaaggaaaaaaaatacattttacagcctcaaattataattttctatttcaaaatattaaatattaa
- the LOC122306893 gene encoding cyclin-dependent kinase inhibitor 4-like isoform X2 — MGKCMKKLKIAGDVAVIMESSHSPHAASIGVCTRAKLLALQRLQKTTLLPAVAPNPDASSLSFLQLRSRRRLQKPPLFRKQQLHQHQLQPTQRCRERPSPRPNSRPRVGRVEEEEQGCVGAFPKGNESEDSIDFGVEASFGMELDGGDRSTRHRAPCSLIRDSDSMKTCGSTSRRTISTETNQRVRNDMRRNIPTTQEMEEFFVCAERPQQRMFIEKYNFDVVNDLPLPGRFEWVQMVS; from the exons ATGGGAAAGTGCATGAAGAAATTGAAGATCGCAGGTGATGTGGCTGTGATCATGGAGAGCTCCCATTCACCCCATGCGGCCTCCATTGGTGTCTGTACCAGAGCCAAACTCCTGGCCCTTCAACGGCTCCAGAAAACTACTCTCTTACCCGCTGTTGCACCCAACCCAGATGCATCCTCCCTCTCCTTCCTCCAGCTCCGCAGCCGCCGCCGCCTCCAGAAACCTCCTTTATTCAGAAAACAACAGCTGCATCAACATCAACTACAGCCCACACAGCGTTGCAGAGAGAGACCAAGCCCCAGGCCCAATTCGAGGCCCAGGGTGGGTCGGGTGGAAGAGGAGGAGCAAGGGTGTGTTGGTGCATTTCCGAAGGGAAATGAATCAGAGGATAGTATTGATTTCGGGGTTGAGGCTTCGTTTGGAATGGAGCTTGATGGTGGCGACAG GAGCACCAGGCACAGAGCGCCATGCAGTTTGATAAGGGACTCAGATTCCATGAAAACCTGTGGTTCAACCTCCAGGCGAACAATTTCTACTGAAACTAACCAAAGAGTTAGGAATGACATGAGAAGAAACATCCCAACGACACAAGAGATGGAGGAGTTTTTTGTCTGTGCCGAGCGGCCACAACAGAGAATGTTTATTGAGAA GTACAACTTCGATGTGGTGAATGATTTGCCCCTTCCAGGGCGGTTTGAATGGGTGCAGATGGTTTCCTAA
- the LOC122307552 gene encoding BTB/POZ domain-containing protein At5g48800, whose amino-acid sequence MDRNDKQQVQLQHHHHQQLSLANCARQQCNEWIFRDVPSDITIEVSGGSFPLHKFPLVSRSGRIRKLVAEHRDSAISTVELLNLPGGAVSFELAAKFCYGINFEITSMNVAQLCCVSDYLEMTEEFSKDNLGSRTEEYLESIVCKNLEMCVEVLQQCENLLPLAEELRIVSRCIDSIASKACAEQIASSFSRLEYSSSGRLHMNRQAKCDGDWWIEDLSVLRIDLYQKVMTAMKCRGVRPESIGASLMSYAQKELTKKSSLWNPSSQAKVDLLSVPTGHEKLVVETIVSLLPVEKLIVPITFLFGLLRSAVMLDCTIACRLDLERRIGSQLDIATLDDLLIPSFRDAGDTLFDVDTVHRILVNFSQQDDSEDDMEDASVFEPDSPHSPSQSALFKVAKLVDNYLAEIAPDANLKLAKFMVIADALPAHARTIHDGLYRAIDIYLKAHQGLSEFDRKKLCKLIDLQKLSQEAGAHAAQNERLPLQSIVQVLYFEQIRLRNSLSCSNGEDDQKPVHQSWRISSGALSAAMSPRDNYASLRRENRELKLELTRLRMRLNDLEKEHVFMKRDMEKSNSRKFMSSFSKKIGNLSFFGHSSSRESSSPSKHSHGTDSKVIERTCASTD is encoded by the exons ATGGACCGTAACGACAAGCAGCAGGTTCAGCTTCAGCACCACCACCATCAACAGCTGTCGTTGGCCAACTGTGCACGGCAGCAATGCAATGAATG GATTTTTCGGGATGTTCCAAGTGATATTACCATAGAAGTGAGCGGAGGATCATTTCCATTGCATAAG TTCCCACTTGTCTCTAGAAGTGGGCGAATTCGAAAGTTAGTTGCAGAACATAGGGATTCTGCAATCTCAACAGTGGAGCTTCTTAATTTACCAGGAGGTGCAGTGTCATTTGAGTTGGCAGCCAAATTCTGTTATGGGATCAACTTTGAAATTACGTCTATGAATGTTGCACAGCTGTGCTGTGTTTCTGATTACCTTGAAATGACTGAAGAGTTTTCAAAAGATAACCTTGGTTCTCGCACTGAAGAATATCTTGAGAGTATTGTTTGCAAGAACCTTGAAATGTGTGTTGAAGTTTTGCAACAATGTGAAAATCTACTCCCTCTTGCTGAGGAGCTTAGAATAGTTAGTCGTTGCATAGATTCAATAGCCTCAAAGGCTTGTGCAGAGCAAATTGCTTCAAGCTTCTCACGCTTAGAGTATAGCAGCTCAGGCAGGCTTCATATGAACAGGCAAGCCAAGTGTGATGGTGACTGGTGGATAGAAGATCTCTCTGTTCTGCGGATTGACTTGTATCAAAAAGTCATGACAGCGATGAAATGTCGTGGGGTTCGTCCTGAGAGTATTGGTGCATCACTAATGAGTTATGCCCAGAAAGAGTTGACAAAGAAATCCAGCTTGTGGAATCCATCTAGCCAGGCAAAAGTTGATTTgctttcagttccaactggacATGAAAAACTTGTGGTTGAGACAATTGTCAGCCTCTTGCCGGTGGAGAAACTTATTGTTCCAATAACTTTCCTTTTTGGGCTTTTGCGAAGTGCAGTGATGCTTGATTGCACAATTGCTTGTAGACTTGATCTGGAGAGGAGGATTGGGTCCCAGTTGGATATTGCTACTCTTGATGATCTTTTGATACCTTCTTTTAGGGATGCAGGTGATACCTTATTTGATGTTGATACAGTTCATAGGATTTTGGTAAATTTCTCACAGCAAGATGATAGTGAAGATGATATGGAAGATGCCTCCGTATTCGAACCTGACAGTCCTCATTCACCTTCCCAATCTGCCTTGTTCAAAGTTGCAAAATTAGTGGATAATTATCTTGCCGAAATTGCTCCCGATGCAAATCTCAAGCTGGCTAAGTTCATGGTTATTGCAGATGCTTTACCAGCACATGCACGTACCATTCATGATGGGTTGTATCGAGCCATTGATATTTACCTGAAA GCACATCAAGGGTTATCAGAGTTCGATCGGAAGAAGCTATGCAAACTGATTGATCTCCAAAAGCTGTCTCAAGAAGCTGGTGCACATGCTGCACAAAATGAGCGACTTCCTCTCCAGTCTATTGTACAAGTGCTCTACTTTGAGCAGATAAGGCTCCGAAATTCCTTGAGCTGTTCCAATGGAGAAGATGACCAAAAGCCAGTGCACCAGTCATGGCGTATCAGCAGCGGTGCACTAAGTGCAGCAATGTCTCCACGAGACAACTATGCATCATTGAGACGAGAAAATCGTGAACTAAAACTTGAGCTAACACGGTTGCGGATGAGACTAAATGATCTCGAGAAAGAACATGTTTTCATGAAGAGGGATATGGAGAAGTCCAACTCTCGTAAATTTATGAGttctttctcaaagaaaattgGTAACTTGAG